The following coding sequences lie in one Pseudarthrobacter phenanthrenivorans Sphe3 genomic window:
- a CDS encoding peptidoglycan D,D-transpeptidase FtsI family protein, protein MNQAIRHSWVAAIAMFALIFGAISYVQVVGADELKANPWNQRAILQNYCNDRGAIIVGGSPVAESVEGASETCKFQRTYAQPELYAGITGYFSQNFGATGLEQSMGEVLTGNSDQLFLDRVGQLFLGNQPKGASVELTLDPEIQQLAYSLIPDGQRGSIVVTNPKTGAILAMVSKPSYDPNLIATQDPNAESANINELLKVPGINLNQNVSGPTGELLAPGSVYKLVDTAAALASGKYNKDSVLPNPAEMPFPGIQYTLPNYAGGNCYTRDTASFAFALQQSCNTPFASIALDLGRDAIAEQAQKFGFGEDMGDQLKLGYAKGNGFPDDLDAPGLAQSAIGQKDVRATPLQVALMTAAIANDGVQMRPNLIKALRSPDLRVIDEPQPEQLRTSTTPEIANQITEWMVSAVSEGIANRAAVPGVQVAGKTGTAELGNGTNNSWFTGFAPANNPQVGVTIVMEGVDITTGAQLTSPNAKRIFEAVLNK, encoded by the coding sequence GTGAACCAGGCAATACGGCACTCATGGGTGGCAGCCATCGCCATGTTCGCCCTGATCTTTGGCGCCATCAGTTATGTCCAGGTGGTGGGCGCGGATGAGCTGAAGGCCAACCCGTGGAACCAGCGGGCCATCCTCCAGAACTACTGCAACGACCGCGGCGCGATCATTGTGGGCGGTTCCCCGGTAGCGGAATCGGTGGAGGGCGCCTCAGAGACCTGCAAGTTCCAGCGGACCTATGCGCAGCCGGAGCTCTACGCCGGAATTACGGGCTACTTCTCCCAGAATTTCGGTGCCACGGGGCTGGAACAGTCCATGGGCGAGGTCCTCACCGGGAACTCGGACCAGCTGTTCCTGGACCGGGTGGGCCAGCTGTTCCTGGGCAACCAGCCCAAGGGTGCCTCGGTGGAACTCACCCTGGATCCGGAAATCCAGCAGCTCGCCTACAGCCTTATTCCGGACGGCCAGCGTGGATCGATCGTGGTCACCAATCCCAAAACGGGTGCCATCCTGGCCATGGTTTCCAAGCCGTCCTACGATCCCAACCTGATCGCAACGCAGGACCCCAACGCCGAGAGCGCCAACATCAACGAGCTGCTCAAGGTTCCGGGCATCAACCTCAACCAGAATGTCAGCGGCCCCACCGGGGAACTCCTCGCTCCCGGTTCGGTCTACAAACTGGTGGACACGGCTGCGGCCCTTGCATCAGGAAAGTACAACAAGGACAGCGTGCTCCCCAACCCGGCAGAAATGCCGTTCCCGGGCATCCAGTACACGCTGCCCAACTACGCGGGCGGCAACTGCTACACCCGGGACACGGCCAGCTTCGCCTTCGCGCTCCAGCAGTCCTGCAATACGCCGTTTGCCAGCATCGCGCTGGATCTGGGCCGCGACGCCATCGCCGAGCAGGCCCAAAAGTTCGGATTCGGCGAGGACATGGGAGACCAGCTGAAGCTCGGCTACGCCAAGGGCAACGGATTCCCGGATGACCTGGACGCACCCGGCCTGGCCCAGTCCGCCATCGGCCAGAAGGACGTCCGGGCCACCCCGCTGCAGGTTGCGCTGATGACTGCAGCAATTGCCAACGACGGCGTGCAGATGAGGCCGAACCTGATCAAGGCCCTCCGGTCGCCGGACCTGCGCGTCATCGACGAACCGCAACCCGAGCAACTGCGCACCTCCACCACACCCGAGATCGCCAACCAGATCACCGAGTGGATGGTCAGTGCCGTGAGTGAAGGCATCGCCAACCGGGCGGCCGTGCCGGGCGTACAAGTGGCTGGCAAGACAGGAACCGCGGAGCTCGGAAACGGCACCAACAACTCCTGGTTCACCGGCTTTGCCCCCGCAAACAACCCGCAGGTGGGTGTCACCATCGTCATGGAGGGCGTGGACATCACCACCGGAGCACAGCTAACCAGTCCGAACGCGAAGAGAATTTTTGAGGCGGTGTTGAATAAGTGA
- a CDS encoding FtsW/RodA/SpoVE family cell cycle protein produces MSQLSTTPKPRRNVELALLLLALAVGIGANMLVGVDQEKAFDSDFWFQSSLLAVAALVFHGVLRFRAKYADPVILPLVVALNGLGLAMIHRLDAPGDDTGNNQLRWTLIAMAVAIAVIWFLKDHRILRRFTFISLAASALLLILPLIPGISAGEILGARVWIRLGPMTFQPGEVAKITLAIFFAGYLSSNRDLILLAGRKIGPLQFPRFKDMGPMITAWLVSIGVLIFQRDLGSSVLFFGLFIVMIYVATSRISWVVIGLALIFGGGFVAAQVFSHVELRIDGWLNAFTPEVYDRSPGGSGQIVQGLFGMANGGLVGTGLGQGRPDLVPFANSDMIIASLGEELGLVGLFAVVMMYLLLFTRGFRAALGTRDAFGKLLACGLSFAVALQCFVVIGGVTRLIPLTGLTTPFLAAGGSSLLANWIIVGLLLMISHTARGPVDTTPLRPGEAEESMGIDTPTEAVKHS; encoded by the coding sequence ATGAGCCAACTCAGCACTACCCCCAAACCTCGGCGCAACGTTGAACTTGCGTTGCTCCTGCTGGCCCTGGCCGTGGGCATCGGAGCCAACATGCTGGTGGGAGTGGACCAGGAAAAGGCGTTTGATTCAGACTTCTGGTTCCAGTCCAGCCTTCTGGCAGTAGCGGCCTTGGTGTTCCACGGTGTCCTCCGTTTCCGGGCGAAATATGCCGACCCCGTAATACTTCCCCTGGTCGTTGCCCTTAACGGCCTCGGGCTTGCGATGATCCACCGCTTGGATGCCCCGGGCGACGACACCGGCAACAACCAGCTCCGTTGGACCCTGATCGCCATGGCAGTGGCAATCGCCGTCATCTGGTTCCTCAAGGACCACCGGATCCTCCGCAGGTTCACCTTTATTTCCCTGGCGGCCAGTGCCTTGCTGCTCATCCTGCCGCTGATTCCTGGCATAAGCGCCGGCGAAATCCTGGGCGCCCGCGTCTGGATCCGCCTCGGTCCCATGACCTTCCAGCCTGGTGAGGTTGCCAAGATTACCCTCGCCATATTCTTTGCCGGGTATCTTTCCTCCAACCGCGACCTGATCCTGCTGGCGGGCCGCAAGATCGGGCCGCTGCAGTTCCCACGCTTCAAAGACATGGGCCCCATGATCACGGCCTGGCTCGTCAGTATCGGCGTGCTGATTTTCCAGCGCGACCTCGGCTCCTCGGTACTGTTCTTCGGGCTGTTCATCGTGATGATCTACGTCGCCACGAGCCGCATCAGCTGGGTGGTGATCGGCCTGGCCCTCATCTTTGGCGGCGGGTTCGTTGCGGCGCAGGTCTTCTCCCACGTGGAACTCCGCATCGACGGCTGGCTCAATGCCTTCACCCCCGAGGTCTACGACCGCTCACCCGGCGGCAGCGGACAGATCGTCCAGGGCCTCTTCGGCATGGCCAACGGGGGCCTGGTGGGCACGGGACTAGGCCAGGGCAGGCCGGACCTCGTTCCTTTCGCCAACAGCGACATGATCATCGCGTCCCTCGGCGAGGAACTCGGCCTGGTGGGCCTCTTCGCCGTCGTCATGATGTACCTGCTGCTCTTTACCCGTGGTTTCCGCGCTGCCCTGGGCACCCGCGACGCGTTCGGCAAGCTCTTGGCCTGCGGGTTGTCCTTCGCTGTGGCACTGCAGTGTTTCGTGGTGATCGGCGGCGTCACGCGGCTCATCCCGTTGACAGGCCTGACCACGCCGTTCCTGGCGGCCGGCGGCTCTTCGCTGCTCGCCAACTGGATCATTGTTGGCCTGCTCCTGATGATCTCGCACACGGCCCGCGGCCCGGTGGACACAACGCCATTGCGGCCAGGCGAAGCAGAAGAATCCATGGGCATTGACACTCCTACCGAGGCGGTGAAGCATTCGTGA
- a CDS encoding PP2C family serine/threonine-protein phosphatase, producing the protein MRYAARSDVGRIRSKNDDSAYVGRHLAVVADGMGGHAGGDVASAATVLDMIHLDRGDYDGDAGTVLADEIQTANSLLSELVHQNPKLAGMGTTVTALLLAEGKLHFAHIGDSRAYRLRGDEFKQVSVDHTFVQRLIDEGRLRPEEAETHPHKNVLMRVLGDVDASPELDLDTLDVRPGDRWLLCSDGLNYVAGHAVERTVRETKDLRECVETLVDLTLEAGSPDNVTVVMVEIVEETPDDVSTAAVDVIPSTGGATAATAAAAAAAESKDKDKDKDVEASASKSENKNAEVHGNRGKDAEAADPSASSANTGTAEPASTDPHLGEHLSAEVLREELSSRPHELVGAAAAAAESGSIPTIAGRTVARRAATLLTHKAEPQASDEDALVPLRPRRWVTWSIAAAVLLVLTVGLWLGYAWTQTRYYVGEFDSRVAIYNGVSQRLGPIQLSSLEAVTDIRMDSLPPFSQQRVRQTVPANDLYDAQRIVKNLELTGSTSPEDECPSPSPSPGTTPPPESAAPAPAPDASATPASPSPSPSPTVTCEAVR; encoded by the coding sequence ATGCGCTACGCCGCGCGCTCCGACGTGGGCCGGATCCGTTCCAAGAACGACGATTCGGCCTACGTGGGGCGGCACCTCGCCGTCGTTGCGGATGGAATGGGCGGCCATGCGGGAGGCGACGTCGCTTCCGCCGCCACCGTCCTGGACATGATCCACCTGGACCGGGGCGACTATGACGGCGATGCCGGCACCGTCCTTGCCGACGAAATCCAGACGGCCAATTCCCTGCTCTCCGAACTTGTGCATCAAAACCCCAAGCTCGCGGGCATGGGGACCACCGTCACCGCACTCCTCCTGGCCGAGGGAAAGCTGCACTTCGCCCATATCGGGGACTCCCGCGCCTACCGCCTGCGCGGCGATGAGTTCAAACAGGTCAGTGTTGACCACACCTTCGTCCAGCGGCTCATCGACGAGGGCCGGCTGCGCCCTGAGGAAGCCGAAACGCACCCCCACAAGAACGTCCTGATGCGGGTCCTGGGGGATGTTGATGCCAGCCCCGAACTCGATCTCGACACCCTTGATGTCCGCCCGGGAGACCGCTGGCTGCTGTGCTCCGACGGCCTGAACTACGTCGCCGGCCATGCGGTGGAACGGACGGTGCGCGAAACCAAGGACCTCCGCGAGTGCGTGGAAACCCTGGTGGACCTCACGCTCGAGGCGGGCTCCCCGGACAACGTCACCGTGGTCATGGTGGAAATCGTGGAGGAAACGCCCGACGACGTCAGTACCGCCGCCGTCGACGTCATCCCTTCTACAGGTGGTGCCACAGCCGCTACCGCTGCGGCCGCAGCCGCGGCAGAGTCCAAGGACAAGGACAAGGACAAGGACGTTGAAGCGTCCGCATCGAAGTCCGAAAACAAGAATGCCGAAGTTCACGGGAACCGGGGCAAGGATGCCGAAGCGGCGGACCCGTCCGCGAGCAGCGCCAATACGGGCACAGCGGAGCCGGCTTCCACCGACCCGCACCTGGGTGAGCACCTCTCCGCCGAGGTCCTGCGTGAGGAACTCTCCTCCCGCCCGCACGAACTGGTTGGCGCGGCAGCAGCGGCCGCGGAATCGGGCTCCATTCCCACCATCGCCGGGCGCACGGTGGCCCGTCGGGCGGCTACTCTCCTGACCCACAAGGCCGAACCACAGGCCAGTGACGAGGATGCCCTGGTCCCGCTCAGGCCCCGCCGGTGGGTGACATGGTCCATCGCGGCAGCGGTGCTTCTGGTCCTGACAGTGGGACTCTGGCTCGGTTATGCCTGGACGCAGACCCGTTACTACGTTGGGGAGTTTGATTCCCGCGTGGCCATCTATAACGGCGTCTCGCAGCGGCTCGGCCCCATCCAGCTGTCCAGCCTGGAAGCCGTGACGGATATCCGGATGGACTCCCTGCCGCCGTTCTCGCAGCAACGCGTCCGCCAGACGGTTCCCGCGAATGACCTTTACGACGCCCAGCGGATCGTGAAGAATCTCGAACTTACGGGAAGCACCTCCCCGGAAGACGAGTGCCCAAGCCCGTCGCCGTCCCCCGGAACAACCCCGCCGCCCGAGTCGGCTGCTCCCGCACCAGCCCCTGATGCGTCGGCGACGCCCGCCAGCCCCTCCCCGTCACCCAGTCCCACCGTCACCTGTGAGGCGGTCCGATGA
- a CDS encoding FHA domain-containing protein FhaB/FipA, with product MSDLTITALRFGFLLLLWVLIFSIVSAMRRDLMVGRKAASGAPSPRQVRRNPDLAEATPQPVKQQAHQLVVVEGPLKGTTLPLAASPILLGRAQEATLVLEDDYASGRHARLFPQGSRWFIEDLGSTNGTYLADQQLTRALPVEPGVPVRIGKTVIELRP from the coding sequence ATGAGCGACTTGACCATCACAGCCCTGCGTTTCGGCTTCCTCCTGCTGCTGTGGGTGCTGATCTTCAGCATTGTTTCAGCCATGCGCCGGGACCTGATGGTGGGGCGCAAGGCAGCCTCCGGCGCCCCCAGCCCGCGCCAGGTCCGCAGGAATCCTGACCTGGCGGAAGCCACCCCGCAGCCGGTAAAGCAGCAGGCCCACCAGCTGGTGGTCGTCGAGGGCCCGCTCAAGGGGACCACCCTTCCGCTGGCCGCGAGTCCTATCCTCCTGGGACGGGCACAGGAGGCCACGCTGGTCCTGGAGGACGACTATGCCTCCGGCCGCCACGCACGGCTGTTTCCCCAGGGCAGCCGGTGGTTCATTGAGGATCTCGGCTCCACGAACGGTACGTACCTGGCGGACCAGCAACTTACCCGCGCCCTGCCGGTTGAGCCAGGGGTTCCCGTGAGAATCGGCAAGACGGTCATCGAATTGAGGCCATAG
- a CDS encoding FhaA domain-containing protein, producing MGLLDKVERGIEKAVRGVFSTGSRAQVEPVEIASRLRREVDHKSLTVAAGRTLVPNVFDVQLSDEDFRRAQEWGTPLAEELCDVVINHVRSQGYTLQGSVRISFRRNAELRAGDFEILSSTEKSQNAPGGQAPRSNVPAAPSRQPVRLQPVLDIDGQRYSLNAPSIVLGRSSEADIHVEDTGVSRRHLEIRTANGVTSAVDMGSTNGSYVNGQKVSGSTELTDGSTITMGRTKIIFRLLPASPGGRA from the coding sequence CCAGGTTGAACCAGTGGAGATCGCCAGCAGGTTGCGCCGCGAAGTGGACCATAAATCCCTGACGGTCGCGGCCGGCCGGACCCTGGTACCCAACGTCTTTGACGTCCAGCTCAGTGATGAGGACTTCAGGCGGGCCCAGGAATGGGGCACTCCCCTTGCTGAAGAACTCTGCGACGTCGTGATCAACCACGTCCGCAGCCAGGGATACACGCTCCAGGGTTCCGTGCGGATTTCCTTCCGCAGGAATGCCGAGCTGCGGGCCGGCGATTTCGAGATTCTGTCCTCCACCGAGAAGTCCCAGAACGCTCCCGGCGGCCAGGCCCCCCGCTCCAACGTTCCCGCAGCCCCCAGCCGGCAGCCTGTCCGCCTGCAGCCAGTACTGGACATCGACGGCCAGCGCTACTCCCTTAACGCCCCCTCAATCGTCCTCGGCAGGTCATCCGAAGCCGACATCCACGTTGAAGACACCGGCGTTTCGCGCCGCCATCTGGAAATCCGCACTGCCAACGGCGTAACCAGCGCCGTGGACATGGGTTCCACCAACGGCAGCTACGTCAACGGACAGAAGGTGTCAGGGAGCACCGAACTCACTGACGGCTCCACCATCACGATGGGACGGACAAAAATTATCTTCCGCCTTCTGCCTGCCAGCCCTGGTGGCCGCGCATGA